The Catenuloplanes niger genome includes a window with the following:
- a CDS encoding CGNR zinc finger domain-containing protein → MNFDAYARTAVDLVNTQLATVDDLRGLFTDENAYMRDEVADRDLATLRRAQKRLREVFESGAAGRDTETVSELNSLLEAFPVQPRISGHDAADWHMHVTSRGASVSAEYLAGAVWGLAVWLCEYGSSRFGICADERCGNVYLDTSSNCCRRFCSERCATRSHVAAHRARKRAASADPATADAPQLTRV, encoded by the coding sequence GTGAACTTCGATGCGTACGCCCGCACCGCGGTCGACCTCGTCAACACGCAGCTCGCGACCGTCGACGACCTCAGGGGTCTCTTCACCGACGAGAACGCGTACATGCGCGACGAGGTCGCCGACCGGGACCTCGCCACGCTCCGCCGCGCGCAGAAGCGCCTGCGCGAGGTCTTCGAGTCCGGTGCCGCCGGCCGCGACACCGAGACGGTCTCCGAGCTGAACTCGCTGCTGGAGGCGTTCCCGGTCCAGCCGCGCATCTCCGGTCACGACGCGGCCGACTGGCACATGCACGTGACCAGCCGCGGCGCGTCGGTCAGCGCGGAGTACCTGGCCGGAGCCGTGTGGGGGCTGGCCGTCTGGCTGTGCGAGTACGGCAGCTCGCGTTTCGGCATCTGCGCCGACGAGCGCTGCGGCAACGTCTACCTGGACACGTCGTCGAACTGCTGCCGCCGCTTCTGCTCCGAGCGCTGCGCCACCCGCTCGCACGTGGCCGCTCACCGCGCCCGCAAGCGTGCCGCGTCCGCCGATCCCGCCACGGCCGACGCGCCGCAGCTCACCCGCGTCTGA
- the phoU gene encoding phosphate signaling complex protein PhoU, which produces MRVEFQADLREVSRLLVELAEGARVAMRRATTALLAADRAAGEAVIEQDADLDDLYRQVEEKVADILARQAPVASDLRLLITALHIAADLERMGDLADHVAKTALRRHPSPAVPAELRGVFKEMANVADAIAGKVATVLAEPDAKLAAELESDDDVMDNLHRELFKVLLGDDWPYGAETAIDGALLGRFYERFADHAVNSGRRVIYLLTGETVTDETVAGD; this is translated from the coding sequence ATGCGCGTTGAATTCCAGGCAGACCTGAGGGAGGTCAGCCGGCTGCTGGTCGAGTTGGCCGAGGGTGCGCGCGTCGCCATGCGCCGTGCCACGACGGCACTGCTCGCCGCCGACCGCGCCGCCGGCGAGGCGGTCATCGAGCAGGACGCCGACCTCGACGACCTGTACCGGCAGGTCGAGGAGAAGGTCGCGGACATCCTGGCCCGACAGGCGCCGGTCGCCTCCGACCTGCGCCTGCTGATCACCGCGCTGCACATCGCGGCCGATCTGGAGCGGATGGGCGACCTGGCCGACCACGTGGCCAAGACCGCGCTGCGCCGGCACCCGTCCCCCGCGGTCCCGGCCGAGCTGCGCGGCGTCTTCAAGGAGATGGCGAACGTGGCCGACGCGATCGCCGGCAAGGTGGCGACCGTGCTGGCCGAGCCGGACGCGAAGCTCGCGGCCGAGCTCGAGTCGGACGACGACGTGATGGACAACCTGCACCGCGAGCTGTTCAAGGTGCTGCTCGGCGACGACTGGCCGTACGGTGCGGAGACCGCGATCGACGGTGCTCTGCTGGGCCGCTTCTACGAGCGTTTCGCCGACCACGCGGTGAACTCGGGCCGCCGGGTTATCTACCTGCTCACCGGCGAGACCGTGACCGACGAGACGGTCGCCGGCGACTGA
- a CDS encoding sensor histidine kinase, whose product MRWAVESGVAGATVIGLALGVLFGLLYGRARWARPRHRLTGLDPDSGVEVQVDGRPAIGNKDQAPMSGLGRKSLDSLRVGVVVLDAGDTPVLVNPAARAMGLLRAGAGPGTIAAHPILRTLAGQVRRTGVRREVELDLRRGREGGPQAPLGVHLRAVALGGEFVAVEAADVTESHRVDRVRRDFVANVSHELKTPIGALQLLSEALLDATDPITAGSSPDPAEDVAAARRFAERIHHESLRMGRLVSELLELSRLQGAEPLPTPEPVSVDWVVAETIDRTRTAAAAKSIEVAVEGGRGLLVYGNDSQVATAVTNLVENAIAYSPEDTKVTVAISADDENVQIAVTDQGIGIGGADVDRIFERFYRADQARSRSTGGTGLGLAIVKHIATNHGGRVDVTSTLGEGSTFTLRLPARPLADGMPLTTSVEIESGPAVLGQS is encoded by the coding sequence GTGAGGTGGGCGGTGGAGTCGGGCGTGGCCGGTGCGACAGTGATCGGGCTGGCCCTCGGCGTGCTCTTCGGGCTCCTCTACGGACGTGCGCGATGGGCTCGGCCCCGGCACCGGCTGACCGGGCTCGACCCGGACTCCGGCGTCGAGGTCCAGGTCGATGGGAGGCCGGCGATAGGCAACAAGGATCAGGCCCCGATGTCCGGCCTGGGGCGCAAGAGTCTCGACTCGCTGCGGGTCGGCGTGGTCGTGCTGGACGCCGGCGACACGCCGGTGCTGGTCAACCCGGCGGCGCGGGCGATGGGCCTGCTGCGCGCCGGCGCCGGGCCCGGGACGATCGCGGCACACCCGATTCTGCGTACCCTCGCCGGTCAGGTCCGCCGCACCGGCGTGCGCCGCGAGGTGGAGCTGGACCTGCGCCGGGGCCGCGAGGGCGGGCCGCAGGCGCCGCTCGGCGTGCACCTGCGCGCGGTCGCGCTCGGCGGTGAGTTCGTCGCCGTCGAGGCCGCGGACGTCACCGAGTCGCACCGGGTCGACCGGGTCCGGCGTGACTTCGTGGCCAACGTCAGCCACGAGCTGAAGACGCCGATCGGCGCGCTCCAGCTGCTCTCCGAGGCGCTGCTGGACGCGACCGACCCGATCACCGCCGGCAGCTCACCGGACCCGGCCGAGGACGTGGCCGCGGCCCGGCGCTTCGCCGAGCGCATCCACCACGAGTCGCTGCGGATGGGCCGGCTGGTCAGCGAGCTGCTCGAACTGAGCCGGCTGCAGGGCGCCGAACCGCTCCCCACGCCGGAACCGGTCTCCGTCGACTGGGTGGTGGCCGAGACCATCGACCGCACCCGCACCGCGGCCGCGGCCAAGTCGATCGAGGTGGCCGTGGAGGGCGGGCGTGGCCTGCTCGTCTACGGCAACGACAGCCAGGTCGCCACGGCCGTCACCAACCTGGTGGAGAACGCGATCGCGTACTCGCCGGAGGACACCAAGGTCACGGTCGCGATCAGCGCGGACGACGAGAACGTGCAGATCGCGGTCACCGATCAGGGCATCGGCATCGGCGGCGCGGACGTCGACCGGATCTTCGAGCGCTTCTACCGGGCCGACCAGGCACGGTCCCGGTCCACCGGCGGAACGGGGCTCGGCCTGGCCATCGTCAAGCACATCGCCACCAACCACGGTGGCCGGGTGGACGTGACGAGCACACTGGGGGAGGGGTCGACGTTCACTCTGCGGCTGCCTGCCCGACCGCTGGCGGACGGCATGCCGCTAACCACGTCGGTTGAGATCGAGTCCGGTCCGGCCGTGCTCGGGCAGTCCTGA
- a CDS encoding phosphoglyceromutase, whose amino-acid sequence MTVGTLVLLRHGESEWNAKNLFTGWVDVDLNAKGEAEARRGGELLKEHGLLPDVVHTSVLRRAIRTSELALHAADRHWIAVRRSWRLNERHYGALQGKNKKETLDAYGEEQFMLWRRSYDTPPPPIDDNDEWSQVGDPRYATLPPELAPRTECLKDVVHRMLPYWYDGIVPDLLAGRTVLVTAHGNSLRALVKHLDQISDDAIAKLNIPTGIPLRYDLGADLRPTVAGGSYLDPEAAKEAAAAVANQGK is encoded by the coding sequence ATGACTGTGGGGACCCTGGTGCTGTTGCGGCACGGCGAGAGCGAGTGGAACGCCAAGAACCTCTTCACCGGCTGGGTCGACGTCGACCTGAACGCCAAGGGTGAGGCGGAGGCGCGGCGCGGCGGCGAGCTGCTCAAGGAGCACGGCCTGCTGCCCGACGTGGTGCACACCAGCGTGCTGCGCCGCGCGATCCGGACGTCGGAGCTGGCGCTGCACGCGGCCGACCGGCACTGGATCGCGGTGCGCCGCTCGTGGCGGCTGAACGAGCGTCACTACGGCGCGCTGCAGGGCAAGAACAAGAAGGAGACGCTGGACGCGTACGGCGAGGAGCAGTTCATGCTCTGGCGCCGCTCCTACGACACGCCCCCGCCGCCGATCGACGACAACGACGAGTGGTCGCAGGTCGGCGACCCGCGGTACGCGACGCTCCCGCCCGAGCTGGCGCCGCGCACCGAGTGCCTCAAGGACGTCGTCCACCGCATGCTGCCGTACTGGTACGACGGCATCGTGCCGGACCTGCTGGCCGGCCGGACCGTGCTGGTCACGGCGCACGGCAACTCGCTGCGCGCGCTGGTCAAGCACCTCGACCAGATCTCCGACGACGCGATCGCGAAGCTGAACATCCCGACCGGCATCCCGCTGCGCTACGACCTGGGCGCGGACCTGCGGCCGACCGTGGCCGGCGGCAGCTACCTGGACCCGGAGGCGGCCAAGGAGGCGGCCGCCGCGGTCGCCAACCAGGGCAAGTGA
- a CDS encoding response regulator transcription factor, whose amino-acid sequence MARVLVVEDEESFSDALSYMLRKEGFEVSVAETGVSALTEFDRTGADIVLLDLMLPEMSGTEVCRQLRQRSHVPIIMVTARDSEIDKVVGLEIGADDYVTKPYSPRELVARIRAVLRRNQTEAVEDSTPTLAAGPVRMDVERHVVTVDGAAVQLPLKEFELLELLLRNAGRVLTRGQLIDRVWGADYVGDTKTLDVHVKRLRSKVEPEPSAPRYIVTVRGLGYKFEP is encoded by the coding sequence GTGGCCCGTGTGCTGGTCGTCGAGGACGAGGAGTCGTTCTCCGACGCGCTCTCCTACATGCTCCGCAAGGAGGGGTTCGAGGTGTCGGTCGCGGAGACCGGCGTCTCGGCGCTGACCGAGTTCGACCGCACCGGCGCGGACATCGTGCTCCTCGACCTGATGCTGCCCGAGATGTCCGGCACCGAGGTCTGCCGCCAGCTGCGGCAGCGCTCGCACGTGCCGATCATCATGGTCACCGCCCGGGACAGCGAGATCGACAAGGTGGTCGGGCTGGAGATCGGCGCCGACGACTACGTCACCAAGCCGTACTCGCCGCGGGAACTGGTCGCGCGCATCCGCGCGGTGCTCCGCCGCAACCAGACCGAGGCGGTCGAGGACAGCACGCCCACGCTCGCCGCCGGCCCGGTCCGGATGGACGTGGAGCGGCACGTGGTCACCGTCGACGGCGCCGCCGTGCAGCTGCCGCTCAAGGAGTTCGAGCTGCTCGAACTGCTGCTCCGCAACGCCGGCCGGGTGCTCACCCGCGGCCAGCTGATCGACCGCGTCTGGGGCGCCGACTACGTCGGTGACACCAAGACGCTGGACGTGCACGTCAAGCGACTCCGCTCCAAGGTCGAGCCGGAGCCGTCCGCGCCGCGCTACATCGTCACGGTCCGCGGGCTCGGCTACAAGTTCGAGCCGTAG
- a CDS encoding sugar phosphate isomerase/epimerase family protein, producing MTERVPVLLSSSSVFPEPTAAAFQMAAHLGFDGVEVMVWTDVVSQDAGALQGLSAHYGVPVMSVHAPCLLVTQRVWSPDPWERLRRAAVLAEKLGATTVVVHPPFTWQRDYAKRFQEGLHKMTLKHPDLKFAVENMYPVKMAGRDFVPYVPGWNPVDTGYDAYTLDISHCSAARTDPIAMAESMGDKLAHLHLGDGTGEGRDEHLVPGRGTMPCAEVLASLSRNGFRGSVALEVATRKSSSRAEREADLAESLRFAREHLGVLASH from the coding sequence GTGACCGAGCGAGTGCCAGTTCTTCTGTCCAGCTCCTCCGTCTTCCCGGAGCCGACCGCCGCGGCCTTTCAGATGGCCGCCCACCTCGGCTTCGACGGCGTCGAGGTGATGGTGTGGACGGACGTGGTGAGCCAGGACGCGGGCGCGCTGCAGGGCCTGTCGGCGCACTACGGCGTCCCGGTGATGTCCGTGCACGCGCCCTGCCTGCTGGTGACGCAGCGGGTGTGGAGCCCCGACCCGTGGGAGCGGCTGCGCCGGGCCGCGGTCCTGGCCGAGAAGCTGGGCGCCACGACCGTGGTCGTGCACCCGCCGTTCACCTGGCAGCGGGACTACGCGAAGCGCTTCCAGGAGGGTCTGCACAAGATGACCCTCAAGCACCCGGACCTCAAGTTCGCGGTGGAGAACATGTACCCGGTGAAGATGGCCGGCCGCGACTTCGTGCCCTACGTCCCGGGCTGGAACCCGGTCGACACCGGCTACGACGCGTACACGCTGGACATCTCGCACTGCTCCGCCGCCCGCACCGACCCGATCGCGATGGCCGAGTCGATGGGTGACAAGCTCGCCCACCTGCACCTGGGCGACGGCACCGGCGAGGGTCGCGACGAGCACCTGGTGCCGGGCCGCGGCACGATGCCGTGCGCCGAGGTCCTCGCCTCGCTGTCCCGGAACGGGTTCCGCGGGTCGGTCGCGCTGGAGGTCGCCACCCGCAAGTCGAGCAGCCGCGCCGAGCGCGAGGCCGACCTCGCCGAGTCGCTGCGCTTCGCCCGGGAACACCTCGGCGTGCTCGCCAGCCACTGA